In Nostoc sp. GT001, a genomic segment contains:
- the purF gene encoding amidophosphoribosyltransferase, with product MISIHSVTSDEYPDQTNNPINSHENQPDKPEEACGVFGIYAPGENVAKLTYFGLYALQHRGQESAGIATFEGTQVHLHKDMGLVSQVFNESVLDQLPGSLAVGHTRYSTTGSSRKVNAQPAVLETRLGSLALAHNGNLVNTVQLRQELLENKCNLVTTTDSEMIAFAIAEAIDTGADWLEGGIKAFQRCQGAFSLVIGTPVGVMGVRDPNGIRPLVIGTLAGNPVRYVLASETCGLDIIGAEYLRDVEPGELVWITEEGLASYHWSQKSERKLCIFEMIYFARPDSVMHNESLYSYRMRLGHQLAKESFVDADIVFGVPDSGIPAAIGFSQASGVAYGEGLIKNRYVGRTFIQPTQTMRESGLRMKLNPLKDVLVGKRVIIVDDSIVRGTTSRKLVKTLREAGAVEVHMRISSPPVTHPCFYGIDTDSQDQLIAATKSVAEIAKQLEVDSLAYLSWEGMLEATREDTNSFCSACFTGDYPVTIPEQVKRSKLILEKVVV from the coding sequence ATGATTTCTATTCATTCTGTCACTTCGGATGAATACCCCGACCAGACCAACAACCCAATCAATAGTCATGAAAATCAGCCTGACAAGCCAGAAGAAGCTTGTGGTGTTTTTGGCATCTACGCCCCAGGAGAAAACGTTGCTAAACTGACCTACTTTGGATTGTATGCCCTCCAGCATCGGGGTCAAGAATCAGCTGGTATTGCCACCTTTGAGGGTACACAAGTACATCTCCACAAGGATATGGGCTTGGTGTCTCAAGTTTTCAATGAATCTGTCTTGGATCAATTGCCCGGTAGTCTTGCTGTTGGTCACACTCGTTATTCCACCACAGGTTCTAGCCGCAAAGTTAATGCCCAACCCGCAGTACTAGAAACCCGTTTAGGTTCATTAGCACTTGCACACAATGGTAATTTAGTCAATACCGTACAACTACGTCAAGAGTTGCTTGAGAATAAATGTAACTTAGTTACAACAACAGACTCAGAAATGATCGCTTTTGCGATCGCAGAAGCCATAGATACGGGCGCTGATTGGCTAGAAGGTGGAATTAAGGCATTTCAACGTTGCCAAGGAGCCTTTAGTTTAGTTATTGGGACTCCCGTCGGTGTTATGGGTGTCCGCGATCCTAATGGAATCCGCCCCTTAGTAATCGGCACTTTGGCTGGTAATCCAGTTCGTTACGTTTTGGCTTCCGAGACTTGTGGTTTAGACATCATTGGAGCCGAATACCTGCGAGACGTAGAACCAGGTGAATTAGTTTGGATTACTGAAGAAGGTTTGGCTTCTTATCATTGGAGTCAAAAATCTGAGCGGAAATTGTGTATCTTTGAAATGATTTACTTTGCCCGCCCTGATAGCGTCATGCACAACGAGAGTTTGTACAGCTATCGAATGCGATTAGGACACCAGCTAGCTAAAGAATCTTTTGTAGATGCCGATATTGTCTTTGGTGTTCCTGATTCTGGTATACCTGCTGCTATTGGATTTTCCCAAGCGTCTGGTGTTGCTTACGGCGAAGGACTGATTAAAAACCGCTATGTTGGGCGAACCTTCATTCAACCAACCCAAACCATGCGGGAATCGGGTCTGCGGATGAAACTCAACCCCCTCAAAGATGTGCTAGTAGGTAAACGAGTAATTATTGTAGACGACTCGATTGTACGGGGTACTACCAGCCGTAAATTAGTCAAAACCTTACGTGAAGCAGGTGCAGTAGAGGTACACATGCGAATTTCGTCTCCGCCTGTAACTCATCCCTGCTTTTATGGCATCGATACTGATTCTCAGGATCAGCTAATTGCTGCTACAAAGTCAGTAGCAGAAATTGCCAAGCAACTGGAAGTAGACAGCCTTGCCTATCTGAGTTGGGAAGGAATGCTAGAAGCGACACGAGAAGACACCAATAGTTTCTGTTCTGCCTGCTTTACCGGAGATTATCCCGTAACGATTCCTGAGCAAGTGAAACGTTCTAAGCTGATCTTAGAAAAGGTAGTGGTGTAG
- the purL gene encoding phosphoribosylformylglycinamidine synthase subunit PurL: MTATSKPAFSPQEIAAVGLKPEEYAEIVRRLGRHPNKAELGMFGVMWSEHCCYKNSRPLLKQFPTDGPRILVGPGENAGVVDLGDGLQLAFKIESHNHPSAVEPFQGAATGVGGILRDIFTMGARPIALLNSLRFGSLEDPKTQRLFTGVVAGISHYGNCVGVPTVGGEVYFDFAYSGNPLVNVMALGLMETSEIVKSGASGLGNPVLYVGSTTGRDGMGGASFASAELSDQSIDDRPAVQVGDPFLEKSLIEACLEAFKTGAVVAAQDMGAAGITCSTSEMAAKGGVGIELDLDKIPVREMGMVPYEYLLSESQERMLFVAHKGREQELIDIFHRWGLQAVVAGTVIAEPIVRILFQGEVAAEIPAEALAENTPLYNRELLAEAPEYARQAWEWTADSLPPSTTAGIELPGGLQNWNDILLTLLDTPTIASKNWVYRQYDHQVQNNTVILPGGADAAVIRLRPLEEDKRTRGQGGQGDKETLNAQSGVAATVDCNPRYVYLDPYEGAKAVVAEAARNLSCVGAEPLAVTDNLNFGSPEKPTGYWQLAEACRGLAEGCRELATPVTGGNVSLYNETLDSQGIPQPIYPTPVVGMVGLIPDITKICGQGWQVVGDVIYLLGLPLASKISLGASEYLATIHNTVAGKPPRVDFDLERRVQKVCREGIRNGWVRSAHDSAEGGVAIALAECCLAGNLGAEINLEIAPTQLNHGSCSTWGDPKIALPRLDEMLFAEGGARILVSVASAQQGIWESYLQEHLGQEWQKLGVVANFETGLGVFTTDNQTLIKVSIEDMNNRYSYAIAKRLAIHTTIPEEVRS; encoded by the coding sequence TGTTGTAGATTTGGGTGACGGACTCCAACTAGCTTTTAAGATTGAATCTCACAACCATCCCTCAGCAGTCGAACCGTTTCAAGGAGCGGCAACGGGAGTCGGAGGTATTCTCAGAGATATTTTTACAATGGGTGCGCGTCCCATTGCCCTATTAAACTCGTTACGTTTTGGTTCCTTAGAAGATCCCAAAACCCAACGACTATTCACTGGTGTGGTGGCAGGAATCTCTCATTATGGTAACTGTGTGGGAGTACCCACCGTTGGCGGCGAAGTTTACTTTGACTTTGCTTACTCTGGTAATCCTCTAGTGAACGTTATGGCATTGGGGTTGATGGAAACCTCAGAAATCGTCAAATCTGGAGCATCTGGCTTAGGCAACCCCGTGCTTTATGTTGGTTCCACCACTGGGCGCGACGGTATGGGAGGCGCGAGTTTTGCTAGTGCAGAATTGAGCGATCAATCCATAGACGATCGCCCTGCTGTGCAAGTGGGCGATCCATTTTTGGAAAAGTCGTTAATTGAAGCTTGTCTGGAGGCGTTTAAAACGGGTGCAGTTGTCGCCGCCCAAGATATGGGAGCTGCGGGAATCACCTGTTCTACTTCAGAGATGGCTGCAAAAGGCGGTGTGGGAATTGAACTAGATTTAGATAAAATTCCCGTCAGAGAAATGGGGATGGTTCCTTATGAATATCTGCTTTCGGAATCTCAAGAACGAATGCTGTTTGTTGCTCATAAAGGGCGTGAGCAAGAATTAATTGACATTTTCCATCGTTGGGGACTTCAAGCCGTTGTCGCAGGGACAGTCATCGCTGAACCGATTGTGCGGATTCTCTTTCAGGGTGAAGTAGCAGCAGAAATTCCTGCTGAGGCCTTGGCGGAGAATACCCCACTATATAACCGAGAGTTGTTGGCAGAAGCACCAGAATATGCGCGTCAAGCTTGGGAATGGACTGCTGATTCCCTACCTCCTTCCACAACTGCTGGAATAGAACTTCCAGGAGGACTGCAAAATTGGAATGATATTCTTTTAACTTTGCTCGATACACCCACGATCGCTTCTAAAAATTGGGTATATCGTCAGTATGACCATCAAGTACAAAATAATACAGTAATACTGCCAGGTGGTGCAGATGCGGCTGTTATCCGGTTGCGTCCTTTGGAAGAGGACAAGAGGACAAGGGGACAAGGAGGACAAGGAGACAAGGAAACCCTCAATGCCCAATCCGGTGTTGCGGCGACGGTAGATTGCAATCCTCGTTATGTATATCTTGACCCTTACGAAGGGGCTAAGGCAGTGGTGGCAGAAGCTGCACGCAATCTTAGCTGTGTGGGTGCAGAACCTCTGGCAGTGACGGATAACCTAAATTTTGGCTCTCCAGAAAAACCCACTGGTTACTGGCAATTGGCAGAAGCTTGTCGCGGTTTGGCGGAAGGTTGCCGAGAATTGGCAACACCAGTCACGGGCGGAAATGTCTCTTTGTACAATGAAACTCTTGATTCTCAAGGCATCCCACAACCCATTTATCCCACTCCTGTGGTGGGTATGGTGGGCTTGATTCCTGATATAACCAAAATTTGTGGTCAAGGTTGGCAAGTAGTAGGCGATGTGATTTATCTTCTCGGATTGCCTTTGGCATCGAAAATCAGTTTGGGAGCATCTGAATATTTAGCCACTATCCACAATACTGTTGCCGGAAAACCACCACGGGTAGATTTTGACTTGGAACGCCGCGTACAAAAAGTTTGTCGTGAAGGAATTCGTAATGGTTGGGTACGTTCAGCCCACGATTCTGCTGAGGGAGGAGTGGCGATCGCACTAGCCGAATGTTGTCTTGCTGGCAATCTTGGAGCCGAAATCAATTTAGAAATAGCACCAACACAGTTAAACCACGGCAGTTGCTCCACTTGGGGAGACCCCAAGATTGCACTGCCTCGCTTAGACGAGATGTTGTTTGCCGAAGGTGGTGCCAGAATTTTAGTTTCTGTAGCATCAGCACAACAAGGAATTTGGGAATCATATTTACAGGAACATCTGGGTCAAGAGTGGCAAAAACTGGGTGTAGTTGCTAATTTTGAGACGGGTTTGGGGGTTTTCACCACTGATAACCAAACCTTAATCAAAGTTAGTATCGAAGATATGAACAATCGCTATTCCTATGCGATCGCCAAACGTCTCGCCATCCATACCACTATCCCTGAAGAAGTTAGGAGTTGA